One stretch of Arachis duranensis cultivar V14167 chromosome 1, aradu.V14167.gnm2.J7QH, whole genome shotgun sequence DNA includes these proteins:
- the LOC107480059 gene encoding uncharacterized protein LOC107480059 — MSERYEGDWVDEKYEGFGVKTWTRGSRYKGQFKMGLRHGCRVYKFYTGNVYAGEWLSRQSHGCGVHTCDDGSKYVGEYKWRIKHGRGYYHFSFYGWREENSGWLIQGSDEDGEDSSATPSASQDREVTGKAVVRPTGLIKVVSNPKKRKRDSGKTLSVMEKNFDAGGFIESQLLPDTDEFFRDADLSGQARWIYRSLLRAATIAKKVEPILENYHNMEVKLQDSQKDLTDSRSREESLKTKLSELEEKSKEYAEEANRLVEWDIALMKDLNTSRGEAAAAKKKVEELEGKLKLAESSTEAARKDMVALEKKNRKLAQGAREAVKLTEEGIKLQVAVLAPDLNLSQVGAFKTVENGKIVDILKS; from the exons ATGAGTGAAAGGTATGAAGGGGATTGGGTGGATGAAAAGTATGAGGGTTTTGGGGTGAAGACATGGACAAGAGGGAGCAGGTATAAAGGGCAGTTTAAGATGGGATTGAGGCACGGTTGCAGGGTTTATAAATTCTACACTGGGAATGTTTATGCCGGGGAGTGGTTGAGTAGGCAGAGCCATGGCTGTGGAGTTCATACTTGTGATGATGGGAGCAAGTATGTTGGGGAGTACAAGTGGAGGATTAAGCATGGTCGTGGATACTAccatttcag TTTCTATGGCTGGCGGGAAGAAAACTCTGGCTGGCTCATCCAAGGAAGTGATGAGGATGGTGAGGACTCGTCGGCGACTCCTTCGGCGAGCCAGGACCGTGAGGTTACCGGGAAGGCAGTGGTCCGGCCGACGGGGTTGATCAAG GTTGTCAGCAAccctaaaaaaagaaaacgtGACTCCGGGAAGACGCTTTCGGTCATGGAGAAAAACTTTGATGCTGGGGGTTTTATTGAGTCCCAATTGCTCCCCGACACCGATGAGTTTTTCCGTGATGCCGATCTTTCCGGGCAGGCAAGGTGGATCTATCGCAGCCTTCTTCGAGCGGCAACTATTGCGAAGAAGGTGGAGCCTATTTTGGAAAATTATCACAACATGGAGGTGAAGCTTCAGGACTCCCAAAAGGATTTGACAGATTCAAGGTCTCGGGAGGAGTCTTTGAAGACGAAGCTATCCGAGCTAGAGGAGAAGTCCAAGGAGTATGCCGAGGAAGCAAATAGGTTGGTGGAGTGGGATATTGCTTTGATGAAGGACTTAAACACCTCTCGTGGTGAGGCTGCCGCAGCTAAGAAGAAGGTTGAGGAGCTGGAGGGAAAACTTAAGTTAGCAGAAAGCTCGACAGAGGCTGCCCGTAAGGATATGGTTGCTTTGGAGAAGAAAAACAGGAAACTTGCACAGGGGGCTCGGGAGGCCGTAAAGTTGACCGAAGAAGGGATTAAGCTTCAGGTAGCTGTGCTGGCTCCCGATCTCAATCTTTCCCAAGTTGGAGCTTTCAAGACTGTCGAGAATGGGAAGATCGTTGATATCTTGAAGTCCTGA